From Aphelocoma coerulescens isolate FSJ_1873_10779 chromosome 15, UR_Acoe_1.0, whole genome shotgun sequence, one genomic window encodes:
- the THOC5 gene encoding THO complex subunit 5, which produces MSSESSKKRKPKVIRTDGVPAEGKRGKGDADQDVRYYSEESEVDLRDPIKDYELYRETCQELQRLMAEIQELKSRGIKENASEIDERRVQSCVHFMTLKKLNRLAHIRLKKGRDQTHEAKQKVDAYHLQLQNLLYEVMHLQKEITKCLEFKSKHEEIELVSLEEFYKEAPPEISRPAITLTEPHQQTLARLDWELEQRKRLAEKYKECLTSKEKILKEIEVKKEYLSSLQPRLNSIMQASLPVQEYLFMPFDQAHKQYETARHLPPPLYVLFVQASAYGQACDKKLVVAIEGSVEEAKALYKPPEDSQDDESDSDAEEEQTTKRRRPTLGVQLDDKRKEMLKRHPLSVTLDLKCKDENVLHLTFHYLMNLNVMTVKAKVTTAVEMTTAISAGDLLSPDSLLNCLYPGDHGRKTPNPANQFQFDKVGILTLSDYVTELGHPYVWVQKLGGLHFPKDQPQHTVAADNSLSASHMELTVKLLRSRLQSRLALHKQFASLEHGVVPVSSECQQLFPTKIVSRLVKWTAIPYEDYAELPYTKDVIEAGLAEDTHLYYMALIERGTAKLQAAVVLNPGYSTLPPVFSLCLNWKGERNSSNDDNIRAMESEVNVYYKELWGPKPGYQLLTNQLQRLCMVLDVYLETEPHDPSVEGPKEFPQEKMCLRLVRGPLRLKPFKFNYPQGFFSHR; this is translated from the exons atgTCCTCCGAGTCCAGCAAGAAGAGGAAGCCCAAGGTGATCCGCACGGACGGGGTCCCAGCCGAGGGCAAGCGGGGCAAGGGCGACGCTGACCAG GATGTCAGGTACTACAGCGAGGAGAGCGAGGTGGATCTGCGCGACCCCATCAAGGACTACGAGCTCTACAGGGAGAcctgccaggagctccagaggcTCATGGCAGAGATCCAGGAGCTGAAGAGCCGGGGCATCAAGGAAAAT GCCTCGGAGATCGACGAGCGGCGCGTCCAGAGCTGTGTCCACTTCATGACCCTGAAGAAGCTGAACCGCCTGGCTCACATCCGGCTGAAGAAAGGCAGGGACCAGACCCACGAG GCAAAGCAGAAGGTCGATGCCTATCACCTGCAGCTCCAGAACCTGCTCTACGAGGTGATGCACCTGCAGAAAGAGATCACCAAGTGCCTGGAGTTCAA GTCCAAACATGAGGAGATCGAGCTGGTGAGCCTGGAGGAGTTCTACAAAGAGGCCCCCCCTGAAATCAGCCGCCCTGCCATCACCCTGACCGAGCCCCACCAGCAGACCCTGGCCCGCCTGGactgggagctggagcagcgcaaGAG GCTGGCAGAGAAGTACAAGGAGTGCCTGACCAGCAAGGAGAAGATCCTGAAGGAGATCGAGGTGAAGAAGGAGTATCTGAGCAGCCTCCAGCCTCGACTCAACAGCATCATGCAG GCCTCCCTGCCAGTCCAGGAGTACCTGTTCATGCCCTTTGACCAGGCACACAAGCAGTACGAGACCGCCCGGCACCTCCCGCCGCCGCTCTACGTCCTCTTTGTCCAAGCCAGCGCCTACGGACAGGCCTGTG ATAAGAAGCTGGTGGTGGCCATCGAAGGGAGCGTGGAGGAAGCCAAAGCCCTTTACAAGCCACCTGAGGACTCGCAGG ATGATGAGAGCGACTCCGACGCGGAGGAGGAGCAGACCACA AAGCGGCGCCGGCCCACGCTGGGCGTGCAGCTGGACGACAAACGCAAGGAGATGCTGAAGCGACATCCCTTGTCCGTCACCCTCGACCTGAAGTGCAAAG ATGAGAACGTCCTTCACCTGACCTTCCACTACCTGATGAACCTCAACGTCATGACAGTGAAAGCCAAGGTGACCACTGCTGTGGAGATGACCACGGCCATCAGTGCTGG GGACCTGCTCTCCCCAGACTCCCTCCTCAACTGCCTCTATCCCGGGGACCACGGGAGGAAAACGCCCAACCCGGCCAACCAGTTCCAGTTCGATAAAGTGGG CATCCTGACCCTGAGTGACTACgtgacagagctgggacaccccTACGTGTGGGTGCAGAAGCTGGGTGGCCTGCATTTCCCCAAGGATCAGCCTCAG CACACGGTGGCTGCTGACAACTCCCTGAGTGCCAGCCACATGGAGCTGACGGTGAAGCTGCTCCGGAGCCGCCTGCAGTCCCGCCTGGCCCTGCACAAGCAGTTTGCATCCCTCG AGCACGGCGTTGTGCCCGTGTCCAGCGAGTGCCAGCAGCTCTTCCCGACCAAGATCGTCTCGCGCCTGGTGAAGTGGACAGCCATTCCCTACGAGGATTATGCT GAGCTGCCCTACACTAAGGATGTGATAGAGGCCGGCTTGGCTGAAGACACTCACCTCTACTACATGGCCCTGATAGAGAGGGGAACAG ccaagctccaGGCAGCCGTGGTGCTGAACCCTGGGTATTCCACGCTGCCTCCCGTCTTCAGCCTGTGCCTCAACTGGAAGGGAGAGCGGAACAGCAGCAACGACGACAACATTCGG GCCATGGAGAGCGAGGTCAATGTCTACTACAAGGAGCTGTGGGGGCCCAAACCGGGCTACCAGCTCCTCACCAACCAGCTGCAGCGCCTGTGCATGGTGCTGGACGTGTACCTGGAGACAGAGCCCCACGATCCCAGCGTGGAGGGGCCCAAGGAGTTCCCCCAGGAGAAGATGTGTCTGCGCCTGGTCAG GGGTCCCCTGCGCCTGAAGCCCTTCAAGTTCAACTACCCCCAGGGGTTCTTCAGCCATcgctga